The Sulfurospirillum tamanense DNA segment GAGGCCGCAGGTTCAAATCCTGCTGGGGACACCATTTCCTCCTTACTTTGTTTTAAACCGAAACTGTCCCCCCATCTTTTTCCCTTCAAATTGTTTTTCCAATACTACTTCGCCATGCCAACGCATGTTGCCTGCAATGCAAGTGGGTAGAATGCCCTTGGCGATGTAGAGCCCTTCTCTTTCTTGTGAAAAAGTAAAGCGGTGCACGCCCATATCCATGTTGGTTGCATAAATCTTAAGGGGAAGTGTTGCATTTTTGATGCCGGTGGTGTGCAAAGAGAAAGTTAGTGGCGTCATAAGAGGGATCCCTTGTGGCTCGATACCAAGTGTCATGGTGGCGCCATCTGGCAGAAAAATTTCACAAGGAGAGATGCGAAGGTCGCACTCTTGGGGCTGGTAGGCAAAATGCACTTCTTTTTCAAAGCAGCGCTCTAGGGTTGTGCTGTCTACAAAAATCAATCCCAAAACCACCCCAATGCCAAGCAATTGACCTATTAAAAGGAGGTAAAAACGTCCTGTTTTTTTCACCGCATTCCTTTACATGTAAAGTGTAAAAGTGTATCTTTTGAGGAATAAAAGTCGGTTGAATTACACTTTTCCTAAGGAGAGTGTTTTATATTAAGGATAACAGGCGCCTTGAAGTGCCAAGCTTGTACACTACATGTAAAAAATTCCGAAGGCATGTGCCACATGGTTCAAATCTCCATCAATGGAAAATGGGTCGAAGCAAAAGAAAATACACTCTTGATTGACGTCCTTTTTGGACAAGGGGTTTCTATCCCGCATTTTTGTTACCATCCAGCCCTTGGGAAAGACGGAAACTGTCGCATGTGCATGGTGGAAATTGAAGGCAAAAAACGCCCGCAGATTGCCTGTGATACGTCCGTGAAAGAGGGTTTGATTGTCCGTACAAATACTCCCGCTGTTACGCAAGTCAGACGCTCTATCTTAGAACTTGAACTCATTAATCACCCCGTCGATTGCCCCATTTGTGACCAAGCCGGAGAATGCAAACTCCAAGATTACTACATGGAAACAGGCTTATACGAAAGTCGCCTTGAAACCTCAAAGGTTCAAGGAAAAAAACACGTAGACCTTGGGGCTAATGTGATGCTAGACCAAGAACGCTGTGTGCTGTGTGCCCGCTGTGTACGCTTTACTGCGAACATCACTAAAACCCATGAACTTGGCGTGTTTAGACGAGGAGATGGGGCGGTGGTTGACACATATCCAGGTAAAACACTCACCAACGCTTATGCCATGAATGTGGTGGACTTGTGTCCTGTGGGCGCGCTTACGAGCAAGGCATTTCGCTTTCAAAAGCGGGTGTGGTTTTTGCGTAGCTTTGAGGCCATTTGCCCAGGATGCGCTAGGGGATGTAGCGTCTTTGTAGACCACCACCGCGCAAAATACGAAGACGACTTAATGTACCGCATTCGTCCACGGGTTAATGAAGCCATTAATGGGCATTTTATGTGTGATGCGGGGCGCATGCTCTATGAAAAAGAAAACCAACAACGGCCCGTGGAAGCGTACAGTAAGGGCACACACATTTCCTTTGAAGAAGCGCTTGAGCAAGCCAGAAAAGAGATTATGCATCCGCTTAGTGTGGTGGTGATTTCAGCTTCGGCAAGTTTGGAAGAGTTGTGGGCGGCGCGTTTTTTTGAGAGTGCTTTG contains these protein-coding regions:
- a CDS encoding 2Fe-2S iron-sulfur cluster-binding protein produces the protein MVQISINGKWVEAKENTLLIDVLFGQGVSIPHFCYHPALGKDGNCRMCMVEIEGKKRPQIACDTSVKEGLIVRTNTPAVTQVRRSILELELINHPVDCPICDQAGECKLQDYYMETGLYESRLETSKVQGKKHVDLGANVMLDQERCVLCARCVRFTANITKTHELGVFRRGDGAVVDTYPGKTLTNAYAMNVVDLCPVGALTSKAFRFQKRVWFLRSFEAICPGCARGCSVFVDHHRAKYEDDLMYRIRPRVNEAINGHFMCDAGRMLYEKENQQRPVEAYSKGTHISFEEALEQARKEIMHPLSVVVISASASLEELWAARFFESALGLKVYVSYQLDSAFEDDLLRVRDREMNIQGVKMLGFTCITDPEVALKEARFAVLIGQKDVHRWMEACTEHRVPFGLIHAHETSQKAQWSLPIASHFERSGRFMAQGGVLQTSHTGLDKSTPRLSLVAVLGRIFDYSPAFMEEAMEKLEVWLHHG